In Boudabousia tangfeifanii, the DNA window CTGAAGCTGCACTTCGGTGCCGTCCTCGAGACGAGCCAAACGCCGCACCAAAGCAGTCGAAACTTCCGGATTCTCACAAACCACCGCGGTAATCTGGCCGCCATGCAGTTTGGCGCCACTAGCCATGTCCTGGAAACTCACCGCATTCCAACTACTTGGCGACTCCTTGGTGGCCTGGTCAGTCAAATTCGGCTCCACCACAGTCATCTGGCAAATTCGGGCCGCAGCCACCTGCGCTCCCGTAATCACCATGGCCGCGGTGACGATCGAGTTCACCGAAGACTGCAAATACGTGGACAGCCCGAAGAAAGCCAGCAGGGTGCCCGCGGTCAGCGAACCATTCCAGACCATGTAGGCACCCACGGCAATAATGGTGGTTTGGAACAAGGCCGGCATCCCGGCTCGCAAGGTGGCCATTAATGCGCGGAAGACCACCACTTTCATGCCTTTTTCGGTCAGGTCGCGCGAAGCCTCCTGATAGTGGGCGGTGTACTTATCTTCGCCGCCGATACCGCGCAGCACGCGCAAACCCATCACCGCATCGGTCGCCACCGTGTTTAGCTGGCCGAGGGCGCCACGGGCTTCGTCAGTGCGACGACGCAAGGGCTTAGCGGTAGATGAGACCAGCAAAGTGGCTGCGGGTAAACCCAAAAGCACTAGCAGACCCAATGGGATCGAGTAGGAGAGCATAATGGCGCCCGAAACCAACATGGTGATTAGCGAGGCGGTTAGCGCCGGAAGAAAGAGCAGAAGATCGGCGATCGCACCCGAGTCAACCATAGTTGAAGCCACGAGGTTGCCGGACGAAACTTGTTTCGTCATCGGAATGGCGCGATCAATCGTGCGGCTAGTTAAGTTAAAGGACTGCCACCAAGACATACGCCAAGCCAGATTCATATTGGCAATCTGATCTAAAGCCCAAGCTAGGCCGATCACGAGCACGTTAATCACCAGCATCAGGAACCAGAAAGCGAAATTACTGTTAAAGCCTTCCGCAAGGCCATCATTAAGCATCTTGCCCAAGATTAATGGCACGCAAATGCCCGATAGGCGCATCAAAGTCGAAACAAATAGGGAAAACAAGTATGGCCACTTCTGCATTTTGATTTGTTTCCAAATCAAAGCGCGAGGAGTCTTCGGCAAATCGTAAATATCTAGCGGAAGATCAAAACTCTGAGGCACGTTATGCGGAAAACGCATAGTTTTCGGAAGTGCCAGGTTCAGCTTGTCTAAGGCCTTGAGCCAAATAGAATCTGCCGGCGCATACAGCTGGGCTCGGCCTGGACGCGAGGGATCAAAAGTTGGTTGGTCGGTTACGTAGGGTGGTTCAAACTTGTTTTTCATCGGCGGTAGTTGCCCTCCTAGTTGACCCGATTTCCCCTAAATGACCAGTATTTGACTATACACCTATGCACCTTACCCTTCGGTTTCAAAGCCGTGGATAAAAGACAAAGTACCGATTTTCACATTTATAAACAATTGGGTGTATATTATTGCAAATTTATAACAAAACTTGCGGTTAGCTTTAATTTTTCTCTCTATTTAGTAAAAACATAGTAAACTCACCATTGTTTTCTAGCTCCAATGCAAAGGGAAATACTATGGATACTACTAAACAAACTACCGAGGCCTCCGCCTCGCGAGAAACCTGGTCCTCTCAGACTGGGTTCTTGCTCGCAGCGATTGGTTCGGCTATCGGCCTAGGCAATATTTGGCGTTTCCCTGGAATCGCCTACAAGAATGGTGGGGGTGCCTTCCTCATCCCTTACATCGTGGCACTATTTGCTGCCGGTGTCTCCTTCCTCTTGTTGGACTACGCCCTCGGCCACCGACTTCGTGGTGCGGCCCCAACCGTATTCCGCCGCATCCACCACCGGGCCGAAATCCTCGGCTGGTTTAAAGTAGCTATCTCCTTCATCATCACCTGCTACTACGCGGTGATTATTGCTTGGGCGCTACGCTACGCCATCTTCTCCCTAACCTTGGCGTGGGGTGACGATCCCGCCAGCTTCTTCATTAAAGACTTCCTCGGTGGGGGCAACCCATCGCCAGCCACCGAACTACACTTCAGTCCCGTCTGGGGTGTTTTTGCCCCGTTGCTCATTGTTTGGGTAGTGATCCTCGGGATCGTCGCCCTCGGCGTGCAGCGTGGTCTAGAAAAGGCCAATAAAGTCGTGATTCCCGCCCTCGTCGTCCTATTCGGCGCAGTGGTAATCCGCGCGGTGACGCTCCCGGGCGCCACCGACGGCTTGAACGCCTTCTTCACCCCTAACTGGTCGGCACTATCCGACGGGGGCGTGTGGATTGCAGCCTTCTCGCAGATCTTCTACTCCCTATCCATTGGCTTCGGCATCATGGTGACCTACGCTTCCTACTTGCCGCGCCGCACCAACCTCGGCGGCACCGCTTATGTGGCTGCTTTTGCCAACTCCTCCTTCGAAATCCTGGCCGGCATTGGCGTGTTCTCCGCCCTCGGCTTCATGGCTTTCAAGCAGGGCGTGGCCATTGGTGACCTCCAAGGCATTACCGGGGTGAGCCTCTCCTTCATCTCCTTCCCAATGATTATTTCCAAGATGCCCGGTGGCGCCATTTTCGGCTTCCTCTTCTTCACCTCTTTGGTGTTGGCCGGCATGACCTCCCTCATGTCGCTAATCCAGGTGGTTTCGGGTGCCTTCCAGGAAAAGTTCAACTGGCGTCCAGTGCGCGCCTCGATCACCATCGGTGTTCCGGCCGCCTTGGTTTCCCTCCTCTTGTTCTCCACCACCTCGGGCCTAAACACCCTTGACGTGGTAGACAAGTACACCAACGAAATCGGTGTGGTGCTCTGTGCGATCTCCACCGCCGTCCTCGTTACCGTGATCCACCCACGCCTCAGCCGGCTCCGTCGCCACATCAACGTCCTTTCCAATGTTCACATTGGCAAGTGGTGGGATTTGATGGTTGGCTTCGTAGTTCCAGCAGCCCTCTTGTGGATGCTCATCCAAACTGCGGTAAGCTTAATTAAGGATGGCTACGACGCCTATCCTGGCTGGTACACCGCCTGGTTTGGTTGGGGCGCGATCGTATTCGCTTTGATCAGTGCATACATTCTCACCCTCACCACTTGGCGGCAAGACGTCGACGACTTCACGGTAATGCCATTGCCGTATCGTCCTCGTGACCGCTATGGACGGATTATCACTTCGGAGCCAAAACTGAAGTTGATTCCAACCGCCCAAAAGAGCGAGGGCGCTCCGGTCGGTGTTCGCGAAGAAGACGACGAATTTGAATATGGTGATCCGAACGCATACCTAGATAATCAGGTAGGTACCAACGTCGCTGATGGTACAAACACGGGCGTTCAATCGACGGCGAACGAACGACAATAAGGAGTGAACATCATGAAAATGTTCCATCTAACAGGCGAAGACGACCACAAGGACGAAAAGCACCACCATGAAGACGAGCGTCCTCGGAGCCTAGAAGAAGTCGAACGCGACTTCGGCGAAGAGATTGCTCCAGATGGTGATTTCACCGACCCTAACGCGTACATCGAAACTCATATGGGTGGCGTAGGCGCAGACGGCGGGGCCAGTGAAGTAGCTTGGCAAATGGCTAAAGAACAGAATCGAGGGATGACCAGATGACCAGTTCCGCAATTATTATGATGCTAGTGGCAATGGCTGTGGTTTGGGGCGGACTCGCCTACCACACTTGGTCACTCCGCTTCCGGCCGATCCCGCCTTTAGCTCCCGAGGTAGAAACCTTCATCTCGGCAGTTGAAGCAGAAGGTGAAAGCGTCGCCAAGGCCGCTGCCAAGCGCGTAAACCAGCGTAAAGGTAAGTAGCTCCTAGTTTCCCTGGTGGGCAGATCTGGTATTACTGGATCTGCCCACCAGTTTTTAGTTTTCTCTCGGTGAAGTTGCTGGAAATATAGCGGATTCTGGCAGCAATTGTGCCGGGGAAAAACGGTTGAGAGGCAAGCTGGGGCTGACGGATCGCATAACGGTCGTTATGATGTAATCACACGTTTAGATAGTTTCTTTGGAGGTGAAGCAAATGCCAGTCGTTATCCGCATTGCTTTCACCACCTGTTGTTGTTTTTAGGGTAGTTGCACCTACGCGCTAGTTCGCGGTGGGCACTGCCCTTTTTCTGTGCGCTTTTCGCACCCACTTTTTGAACTTTTTCTGATTTTTCCCAACTCTCTACTTGCCTGAAAGGCTAAAAAATGATTAACGCAGCTCAGAATGTCACCGAACTCATTGGCTCCACCCCATTGGTTAAGCTCAACCGTTTGACCGACCACGAGAATGTTTACGCCAAGGTCGAGTTCTTCAACCCCGGCAGCGCCGTCAAGGATCGTATTGCCGCCGCTATTGTCGATGCCGCCGAAGAATCCGGTGAGCTTCGCCCCGGGGGCACCATCGTGGAAGCCACCAGTGGGAACACCGGTATTGCCTTGGCCATGGTTGGCGCTGCCCGCGGCTACCAGGTCGTGATCGCCATGCCGTCCTCGATGTCGAAAGAACGCAAGCAGTTGATGCGTTTCTTTGGCGCCGAACTGATCCTCACTGACCCCAAGGAAGGCATGAAGGGTGCGGTAGCGGCCGCCCAAGAAATCGTGACCGAACGAGAAAATGCGGTCCTTGCCTCCCAGTTCGCAAACCCGGCCAACCCTGCCATTCACCGCGCCACCACTGCGGAAGAAGTTTGGGATGATACCGAGGGCGCCGTCGACATTTTCATCGCCGGCGTAGGTACCGGCGGCACTGTTTCCGGTGTTGGTTCCCGCTTGAAGGAACTCAAGCCAGAAGTACAGATTATTGCGGTCGAACCAGCTGAATCCCCGCTACTTTCTGGTGGTCAAGCAGGTCCTCACGCCATCCAAGGTTTGGGCGCTAACTTCGTGCCAGACAACTACAATGGCGAAGTAGTGGACGAAGTCTTGCAGGTCAAGGGCGAGGACGCCATTAGTTTCTCGCGTCGCGCTGCCGCCGAAGAAGGCCTCTTGGTAGGCATTTCTGCGGGTGCTGCCTTGGCTGCCGCCGCCCAGGTTGCGGCCCGTCCAGAAAATGCAGAAAAGAACATTGTGGTGCTCTTGCCAGACACTGGTGAACGCTACTTGTCGACCGGACTATTTGAGGGATACGACGCCTGATGGGAATGCGCGAGCAACTGGCGGAAGATTTAAGCACCGCCATGCGAAGGGACCCGGCTGCCCGCAGTCGGATTGAAGTAGCCTTAACCTACCCTGGGGTTCACGCCCTGTGGATGCACCGGCTAGCTCACGCCACTTGGTTGGCGAAATTCCCAGGACATCGCATGGTGGCTCGCTTAATCTCCGCCTGCTCGCGCACCCTCACCCTGGTTGATATTCACCCAGCCGCCCATCTTGGTCGCCGACTATTCATTGACCACGCCACCGGGGTAGTGATTGGTGAAACCGCCAAAGTGGGCGACGATTGCGTGATTTTCCACGGGGTTACCCTCGGTGGGGTGGACATGCGCAAAGGCAAGCGTCACCCAACCATCGGTAATCACGTCATGATTGGAGCTGGCGCGAAGGTCCTCGGCCCGATTTACATTGCCGATGGCGCACGCATTGGCGCTAATGCCGTGGTCGTCAAGGATGTTCCCGAATGCTGCAGTGCCATTGGCATTCCCGCCACCACCAAGGGGCTATGCGAAGAAAGCCAAGCCTCTGAACTAATCGTCGACCCGACCTTGTTTATCTGAGCCCCCTGTTTGTCTAAGGCATAGGCGATTATCTAGGGTGGTTGGTGCGCGCTTGATTCGCGCTTAGTTTGCGGTCGCGGTTCGCTTTCCGAGGGCGTTTCCCGCCCTCGGCCCATGGGAACTACTTGCGCAGCAGGTCCTTGGCGCCGTAGGTATTTGTCAGGCCGCGAATCCCCATGAATGCGCCACCGATGGCTAGCCACAGCCAGAAGCTGGCCCATGCTGGGCTCAGGGCGGAGCCGAAGTGGCCAACCAACCAAATAATCGGGGCGTAAACCAGTAAGTTTACGATGGAAGCGATGGCGAGGAAACGAGCTCGGTTCGCCCCAATCAAAACCCCATCGAGCAAGAAGACGTAGCCGGCCAGCGGCATGCAAGCGCCGATCGCTAGTAAACCTACGGTGGTGGCGAGGCGAACTTGCGGGTCGGTGGTGAAAATCCAGGGGAAGAAATAGCTGCCCGCGAAGAAAATCACCAGAATAATGCCGCCCATACGCCAAGCCCAGGTGGCGCAACGACGGAGCACCAGTCGGACTCTCTCATCACTGCCGGTGCCCAGACCGTGGCCGATCAAGGCTTGCGAAGCTACCGCCAAAGAATCCAGCGCGTAGGTCCCGATGGTGTAAATCGAAGTGACCGCCTGGTAGGACGAAAGCGTAATTGCTCCAGCTTGAGCCGCCGCCCAAGTGGTCAAAATGATTGCGATTCTCAGGCTGACGGTGCGCGCCACTAGGGGAGCGCCGGCCTGCCCCACCAGTTTCAAAATCTTGGCCGAGGGCGCAAGGGAAACCCCGCGGGCTTTTGCGCGATGACCAATGATGCTCAAAAGCGCCAAGGCCATCAAAGTCTGGCTCAGGGAAGTGCCCGCACCCGAGCCGATAATGCCCCAGCCGAGCCCATAAATTAGCACCGCATTAGCCACGGCATTAAAGGCAGTACCACTAATGGCTACAATCATTGGGGTGCGAGTATCAAGTAGACCGCGCATTGCCCCAGTTCCGGCTAGCACCAAAAACATGCCGAGGACGCCTGGGGTCGAAGCGTGAATATACTGCACGGCATATTGGGCGACCGCCTGATTCGGGTCAAACCAGCTAGTAAATAGGGGAGAGCCGAACCACAAGATCGGCATAATGATCAGGCCGAGGGCGCCTGCCAACCACAGACCCCCGATTCCTGCAGAAATGGCTTCTTTGGGCTGACCTTCGCCAAGTTTGCGGCTGGCCAGAGCCGTGGTGGTGTAGGTCAGGAAGATGAAGAGGTAGACCGCGGTCATGACTACCGTCGATCCAAGTGCTAGACCCGCAAGTTGATCGGTACCTAAGTGACCGACCATGGCCGAATCGGCCATCACCATCAGCGGTTCAGCCAGCATGGCCGCAAAAGCTGGGGCAGTTAATTGCAGGATCTGGCGGTCAACATCGCGAGCGGATTTAGCGGGAGCGGGGTCAGTCATGCGGACAAGTCTAACAAACCAAGTAGGCCAGAAAATACGACCCAGATAACTATCTGACAAGTAACCTTGAAATGTCTCACTTTAGGTCAGACATTTATAGACACAGTGTCATTTACCCCCAGGTTTATCCACAAGCAATTTTTATCCACAGGGTGTGCATGTGGAGTTTGGGGATAATTTTGGCTTTATTCGGGGATTTCGCGGAAAAATCTGGGTCGACCTCTGTTATTTTAAAAACGAAACCACAGGTAAGTCCACATGCTTTTCGCGTGTCATCCACAAGTTATCCCCAGATATCCACAAGTTGTCCACTTTGGGGAAATTCTTTGATTAGACGAATGAATTGAATCCGGAGATAATCAGCCTAATAAGCAACCCGAAAGCCCTCATTTGGCTTTAAACTTTGACCCCGGGAAAATGTGTTTTCGGCCTATTTTGTTACGGGCTAAGAGAACAAATGAACCAGGGTCGCAAAATGCTGACAAAATAATAAGCACTCATTTAAAGCCTTGGAGGAGCCCATGTCTGAAGAAGCCGATTACGATCGCCAGTTACCGTCCGATTTGGATGCGGAAGAATCGGTGCTTGGAGCTCTGCTCCTTTCTAAGGACATTTTTGCCGAGGTCGACCCGATCTTGCGCGAAGACGACTTCTATCGGGTCAACCATGCTCTGATCTACCAGACAATTCGCAACCTTTACGCTGACGAACAGCCAGTAGATATGGTGACCGTAGCGGCCGAGCTAGGTAAGCAAGGCCAGCTTAAGCGTGTCGGTGGCGCTAACTTCCTAGCCACCTTGGCGGCTAAGGTTCCCACTGCCGCGCACGCCCCTTACTATGCTGAGATTGTGCGGGAGCGCGCTATTTTGCGTCGTTTGGTCGAGGCCGGCACTAGGGTGGTGCAGTTGGGCTATGCCGATGATGGTCGCGATGTAGACGACCTCGTCAATTTTGCCCAAAAAGAGATCATGGAAGTCTCGAATCGAGAAGTGGGCACCGACTATGTGCCAATCTCTGAGGTGCTCGAACCCACTATCGAGTCGATTGAAAAGCTAGCTAAGGGTGGCGCATCCGAGGGCGATGTCCCGACAGGCTTCGTCGACCTCGATCGGGTTACTAATGGTCTGCACCCTGGCCAGATGATTATTGTGGCTGGACGTCCGGCAATGGGTAAATCCACCTTGGCGATCGACTTCTGCCGTTCCGCGGCCATCCACCACAAGATTCCGGCAGTCGTTTTCAGTTTGGAAATGGGGCGTGAAGAAATCATGCGCCGCATTTTGTCGGCAGAGAGTGGGGTGCTGCTCAGCAAGCTGAACACTGGTGACATGGAGCCTCAGGACTGGAAGAAAGTCGCTCGAGTCATGGGCTCTTTGCAAGAAGCTCCCTTCTATATTGATGATTCGCCGAACTTGACCATTAACGAGATCCGCACCAAGGCTCGGCGTCTAAAGCAGCAAAATAATCTTGGGCTGATCGCGATTGACTACCTGCAGTTGATGACTTCAGGCAAGAAGGTAGAGTCTCGTCAGCAAGAAGTTTCTGAATTCTCTCGTGCCCTAAAACTTTTGGCGAAGGATCTACAGGTACCGGTGATTGCTGCCGCTCAGCTGAACCGTGGTCCTGAACAACGTACTGATAAACGCCCCATGATGGCTGACCTACGTGAATCCGGCTCGCTAGAACAGGATGCTGACGTCATCATGTTGTTGCACCGTCCTTCCTATTTCCAAAAGGAAGATCGTCCTGGCGAAGCAGATATTATTGTGGCAAAACACCGTAATGGTGAAACCGGTACTGTCAAGGTTGCTTTCCAAGGCCACTTCTCACGCTTTGCTAACTTGAAGGAATCCACCGAGGGCGCTCCTGCCGGCGGGCCAACTACTGAGTTCTAAAGGTTTAATCTGTCCTTTACGGTGGTCGTAAATAATCGTAATGAATTGGTTTTAAAGACTAAAAAACACTTTGGGATTCATTGCTGACGCAATTTAGCTTGGCATTATAAATCTCAATCCAATTTTCGCAATTTTTCTGTTTTCTCTACCTGAAATTTACTTTGGGACTAAAGTCTTTGGTGATTTGACTAAACATGCAATGGTGTGCTTTAAAAATGCAATATACAAGAATGTATCCATTTTTGTGCTTCAAATCACTTTATTTTAGATATTTAGGCTTTTCTCAAGTTTTCAAAATTGTTGAGAATGCTAGTAATCGTTGAAATTGTGGGAATTAATAACCGTTTAGAAAATATATACACAACTGTATATTTTTCTTTGGCATAATAAATCCACAAGATTATCCACAAATTTGAAAAATATTAAGTTGCGTTGAATTAATTCTGGTTTTATGGT includes these proteins:
- a CDS encoding ABC transporter transmembrane domain-containing protein, with amino-acid sequence MKNKFEPPYVTDQPTFDPSRPGRAQLYAPADSIWLKALDKLNLALPKTMRFPHNVPQSFDLPLDIYDLPKTPRALIWKQIKMQKWPYLFSLFVSTLMRLSGICVPLILGKMLNDGLAEGFNSNFAFWFLMLVINVLVIGLAWALDQIANMNLAWRMSWWQSFNLTSRTIDRAIPMTKQVSSGNLVASTMVDSGAIADLLLFLPALTASLITMLVSGAIMLSYSIPLGLLVLLGLPAATLLVSSTAKPLRRRTDEARGALGQLNTVATDAVMGLRVLRGIGGEDKYTAHYQEASRDLTEKGMKVVVFRALMATLRAGMPALFQTTIIAVGAYMVWNGSLTAGTLLAFFGLSTYLQSSVNSIVTAAMVITGAQVAAARICQMTVVEPNLTDQATKESPSSWNAVSFQDMASGAKLHGGQITAVVCENPEVSTALVRRLARLEDGTEVQLQGGDLCGAKQVKLADLPIEGVRDAVLFSSGEAGVFAGSLRKSLLGRKAVANPPLTLPELLAWDAIERSPESEFLLLPDHQPTDWDDQLLAAIEVANANDVLTSLGGLDGRILEKGRNLSGGQRQRLALARAVAADSPVLLLSHPTSAQDANTEATIGQSLAQNRAGRTTVIATASPLLIHTVDQVLVLAEDGHALGGGTPSQFASGQVNDQALAAFARVIEQATSEVNDKPSENDYDEEVGR
- a CDS encoding sodium-dependent transporter is translated as MDTTKQTTEASASRETWSSQTGFLLAAIGSAIGLGNIWRFPGIAYKNGGGAFLIPYIVALFAAGVSFLLLDYALGHRLRGAAPTVFRRIHHRAEILGWFKVAISFIITCYYAVIIAWALRYAIFSLTLAWGDDPASFFIKDFLGGGNPSPATELHFSPVWGVFAPLLIVWVVILGIVALGVQRGLEKANKVVIPALVVLFGAVVIRAVTLPGATDGLNAFFTPNWSALSDGGVWIAAFSQIFYSLSIGFGIMVTYASYLPRRTNLGGTAYVAAFANSSFEILAGIGVFSALGFMAFKQGVAIGDLQGITGVSLSFISFPMIISKMPGGAIFGFLFFTSLVLAGMTSLMSLIQVVSGAFQEKFNWRPVRASITIGVPAALVSLLLFSTTSGLNTLDVVDKYTNEIGVVLCAISTAVLVTVIHPRLSRLRRHINVLSNVHIGKWWDLMVGFVVPAALLWMLIQTAVSLIKDGYDAYPGWYTAWFGWGAIVFALISAYILTLTTWRQDVDDFTVMPLPYRPRDRYGRIITSEPKLKLIPTAQKSEGAPVGVREEDDEFEYGDPNAYLDNQVGTNVADGTNTGVQSTANERQ
- a CDS encoding methionine/alanine import family NSS transporter small subunit encodes the protein MTSSAIIMMLVAMAVVWGGLAYHTWSLRFRPIPPLAPEVETFISAVEAEGESVAKAAAKRVNQRKGK
- the cysK gene encoding cysteine synthase A is translated as MINAAQNVTELIGSTPLVKLNRLTDHENVYAKVEFFNPGSAVKDRIAAAIVDAAEESGELRPGGTIVEATSGNTGIALAMVGAARGYQVVIAMPSSMSKERKQLMRFFGAELILTDPKEGMKGAVAAAQEIVTERENAVLASQFANPANPAIHRATTAEEVWDDTEGAVDIFIAGVGTGGTVSGVGSRLKELKPEVQIIAVEPAESPLLSGGQAGPHAIQGLGANFVPDNYNGEVVDEVLQVKGEDAISFSRRAAAEEGLLVGISAGAALAAAAQVAARPENAEKNIVVLLPDTGERYLSTGLFEGYDA
- the cysE gene encoding serine O-acetyltransferase, whose translation is MGMREQLAEDLSTAMRRDPAARSRIEVALTYPGVHALWMHRLAHATWLAKFPGHRMVARLISACSRTLTLVDIHPAAHLGRRLFIDHATGVVIGETAKVGDDCVIFHGVTLGGVDMRKGKRHPTIGNHVMIGAGAKVLGPIYIADGARIGANAVVVKDVPECCSAIGIPATTKGLCEESQASELIVDPTLFI
- a CDS encoding MATE family efflux transporter, which codes for MTDPAPAKSARDVDRQILQLTAPAFAAMLAEPLMVMADSAMVGHLGTDQLAGLALGSTVVMTAVYLFIFLTYTTTALASRKLGEGQPKEAISAGIGGLWLAGALGLIIMPILWFGSPLFTSWFDPNQAVAQYAVQYIHASTPGVLGMFLVLAGTGAMRGLLDTRTPMIVAISGTAFNAVANAVLIYGLGWGIIGSGAGTSLSQTLMALALLSIIGHRAKARGVSLAPSAKILKLVGQAGAPLVARTVSLRIAIILTTWAAAQAGAITLSSYQAVTSIYTIGTYALDSLAVASQALIGHGLGTGSDERVRLVLRRCATWAWRMGGIILVIFFAGSYFFPWIFTTDPQVRLATTVGLLAIGACMPLAGYVFLLDGVLIGANRARFLAIASIVNLLVYAPIIWLVGHFGSALSPAWASFWLWLAIGGAFMGIRGLTNTYGAKDLLRK
- the dnaB gene encoding replicative DNA helicase, whose translation is MSEEADYDRQLPSDLDAEESVLGALLLSKDIFAEVDPILREDDFYRVNHALIYQTIRNLYADEQPVDMVTVAAELGKQGQLKRVGGANFLATLAAKVPTAAHAPYYAEIVRERAILRRLVEAGTRVVQLGYADDGRDVDDLVNFAQKEIMEVSNREVGTDYVPISEVLEPTIESIEKLAKGGASEGDVPTGFVDLDRVTNGLHPGQMIIVAGRPAMGKSTLAIDFCRSAAIHHKIPAVVFSLEMGREEIMRRILSAESGVLLSKLNTGDMEPQDWKKVARVMGSLQEAPFYIDDSPNLTINEIRTKARRLKQQNNLGLIAIDYLQLMTSGKKVESRQQEVSEFSRALKLLAKDLQVPVIAAAQLNRGPEQRTDKRPMMADLRESGSLEQDADVIMLLHRPSYFQKEDRPGEADIIVAKHRNGETGTVKVAFQGHFSRFANLKESTEGAPAGGPTTEF